The genomic interval GTCGGGAGGAACAACTTGAGTGGTGGTGGAGTTTTGAGTTTTAAGTTTTAAGTTTTGAGTTCTGAAATGGGGAGTGGGGAGTGGGAAGTGGGGAGTAGGGAATGGATCTTCTCCCCTATCTCCCCCATCTTCTGCCCCCTGCCCTCTGCCCTCCGCCTTTTCCGCTTCTGGCTCCTGACTCCTGACTCCTGGCTCCCTCTCTTCTGCCCTCTGCCCTCTACCCTCCGCCTTTTCTCCCCCAACTCTCATTTCCTCCACCGTGGGAGCAAAAACCACATCGACTCCCGCCTCTTCACAGATTGCTTTGTCTCGCTCCAGCGTTCGAGGATACCGCTGGAGGTCTTCCGATGGACCAAATTGGAGTGGATTCACAAAAATACTGACGACAACGATTTTGTTTTCTCGCCGTGCCCGCTGAATCAGGCTGAGATGCCCTGCATGGAGCGCTCCCATTGTTGGTACTAACCCCACTTCGGGAGCGGCTCCAATGGGTGATGCTTCAAAAAGAAGGGCTTCTTCTAAGTGGCGGCCCGATCGGTGCATCTCTAAATAGCAGCGTAATCCCGCAACAGTAGTAAACAGGCGCACCATGACCCCCAAAAGCAACTGGCTTATATTACCTACAGTCCATAGTCTAAATTCCAAACTCTAAGGGTAGCAGGTAATTTAGGGAAACCATAAGATCAGGTGGTAGGTGTCAGGTGGTAGGTGGTAGGTAAAGGATGAAATGAAGGCAGAGGGTAGAGGGCAGAAGGCAGAAGGGGGAATAGGAAGGTGATGGGTTGAGGAGATAATTTTTATCTTTAATAGGTTTTGCTTAGAAATCCGTGTCTGATTCTCCCTTGAAGCCCTTGATTCCTTGACTCCCTTGCAGGTCTGACACAGAAATTTTGACAAATCCTCCTTAATCTCCTTTCCCCCTTCCCCTTCCCCCTTCCTCTTCCCCCTTCCCCCTTCCCCCCTCTCGCCTAGTAGAATAACGAAAGTGCTTTGATATTCCTCACATCATGCAGGTAGTTTCGTCTGTTTCGTCTGTTCCTGGTCAGTACTGGCAGTGGCGGCAGCAAGCCATTTATTATCTCAAAGCTGGGACTCGGCATCCTCAAAGACCTCCATTGCTGCTCATTCATGGATTTGGGGCATCGACCGATCACTGGCGTAAGAATATTGTGGGTTTGAGCCAGGAGTTTGAGGTTTGGGCGATCGACCTATTGGGGTTTGGGCGATCGGCAAAACCAGACTGGCAATATAACGGCAACCTCTGGCGAGATCAATTGCACGATTTTATTACGGATGTGGTGGGTCAACCTGCCGTGTTGATAGGGAACTCCCTGGGAGGATATGCCGCCCTTTGTGTGGCAGCCCAACGTCCTGAGTCTGCCGCTGGGCTGGTGTTGATTAACAGTGCTGGCCCCTTTACCGACATCCAGGGCACGACCAAACCTGACCCCGTTCGGCAGGTCATGGGAACGGTGGTGCAAACTCTTTTTCGACAAGATTGGGCAAGTTTTCTGCTGTTTCAGTATGTTCGCCAGAAATCGATGATTCGTAAAACGCTGGAGCAGGTTTATCTCGACAAAACCGCCGTAACCGAACAGTTGATTGAAGAAATCTATCGCCCCTCCTGTGATCCGGGGGCTGCCAGGGTATTTGCTTCGGTCTTTCGCACACCCCAGGGTGAAAAAGTGGATGTATTGCTGGGGCAGTTGTCCTGTCCATTGCTGATGCTCTGGGGAGAAGCTGATCCGTGGATTAATGCCAGAAATCGGGGGGCAAAGTTCCGCAGCTATCATCCCCAACTGACGGAATATTACCTGCGGGCAGGGCACTGTCCCCATGATGAGATTCCCGACCAGGTGAATGAACTGCTGCGTAATTGGGTTTTGGCGAAGCAGGCATAAGGGGTTAAGCAGCTAGGAGCTAGGAGTTAGGAGCTAGGAGTTAGAGGGTGAAGGCGATTGGGCAGTAAGGAGATGAGGGGGGAGGGGGGATGAGTGGAAGAGATAATTTTTATCCTTTATCCTTCAGCCTTTATCCTTATCTCTGACACCTACCACCTACCACCTACCACCTGCTACATGCCCATCCTCCGATCGATCCAGTATGCGGTAATTGCTTTAACCTATATTGGGCTGGGGTTGGGGTATCTGCCGGGATTGCGGATGAATCGAGCCACGATCGCCCTTGTCGGAGCAGCGGCGTTGATGGCGTTAGGTGTGATAGATTTGCAGTCGGCATGGGCAGCGATCGACTACAAAACGCTGGTTTTTCTGTTCAGCATGATGGTGGTAAGTGCCAATTTGGCAGCAGCGGGATTCTTTCAACTGGCGCTGAATTACCTGGTGCATTGGACTCGCAGTCCCCTGGGGCTGATTGCCATATTGACTTTTGGAAGCGGATTTCTGTCGGCGTTGTTTCTGAATGACACGATCGCCCTTATCCTCACCCCCCTGGTGATTAGCCTGACGGAAGCGTTGAGTCTTAACCCAATCCCCTATTTGCTGGCACTGGCAGGTGCGACAAATTTAGGATCGGTTGCCACAATTAGCGGCAATCCCCAAAATATTCTGATCGGTTCCTTCTCCGGGATTCGCTACCTGGATTTTGCAAAAGCGCTCACACCGCTTGCACTCATCAGTTTATTGATTCAGGTCGGGGTGCTGTGGTGGCTCTATCCGGAGGTGCGATCAACCAAAGCAACCCTGGTTCTGACTCCCCAACGCTATCGGGTCTTTAAACCTTTGCTGGTTAAAAGCCTGCTAATTACCGCCGGGTTGCTCGTCGCTTTCCTGATTGGGATTCCCCCTGCCGAGGCAACTTTAATTGCAGCGGGTCTGCTATTTATCACCCGCAGAGTCCGACCGGAACGCTTTCTCCAAAAGGTGGACTGGGATTTGTTGGTGATGTTCTCCGGCTTATTTATTCTGACGGAGGGGGTGGAAAAATTGGGCACGCTGAATGGCGTTTCGCCCTTAATCCATACACCCCTGAGTATCCTGGGGGTGACGGTTCTTTTATCCAATCTGGTTTCCAACGTTCCGGCAATCCTGCTGTTGCACCAATTGCTGCCCCAGCCCGACGATCGCACCTGGCTTTTGCTGGCAGCCGCTTCTACCCTGGCAGGAAATCTGACCCTGCTCGGCTCGGTTGCCAACCTGATTGTGGCGGAAGCAGCCCTAAAACGAGGTCATCATCTAACGTTCTGGGAGCATCTCCGTTTTGGTCTACCCTTGACTGCAATTACCTTAGTGCTAACCTACTTTTGGCTTTATTAAGCGATCGCCCCACCTATGCCACCTCTTAGCTTCTACATCGTTGACGTTTTTGCCGAAACGAAATACGCCGGAAACCCATTAGCAGTGTTTACCGACGCGGGCAGGCTTGCAACCGAACAAATGCAGCAAATTGCCAAGGAAATCAACTTCTCGGAAACGACCTTCATCCTGTCTTCTGAGGAGCAAAATGGCGGGTACGACGTGCGAATCTTTACCCCCGTAAAGGAACTTCCCTTTGCCGGACATCCCACCCTGGGAACTGCTTTTATCTTGCAGCAGGAAGTGATCAGGCAACCAGTTGAGCGTGTAGCTCTGAATCTTAAGGTTGGTCAAATTCCAGTCAACTTTCTTTATCAGGATCAGACTCCTGATGTTTTATGGATGCAACAAAACCCACCTGAGTTTGGCTCGGTGCTGAGCGTAGACCAGCTTGCACCTGTTCTCGGCTTAGACAGCAGCGATTTTGATACCCGCTTTCCGATTCAGGAAGTTTCTACGGGGGTACCCTTTATAATTGTGCCGCTCAAAACGTTGGCGGGCTTACAGCGAATTAAGATCAATCTGGATCGATTGTTCCCCCTGGTCGAGAAGCTTCAGGCGAAGGAAATTTTTGTCTTTTGTCCAGAAACGCGCAATTCTGCTAATCAGTTCAGTGCCCGCATGTTTGCCCACTCTTTAGGAATTCCTGAAGACCCCGCAACTGGGAGTGCAAATGGTTGCTTTGCTGGTTATCTGATGCACTATGGCTATCTGGGAGAGGCTCCCCTGGAGGCACGGGTTGAGCAAGGCCACGAGATTGGTAGACCTTCTCTATTACTTTTAAAGGCGCAAAAAGTTGAAGAAAAAATTAATATTTTTGTGGGTGGGAAGGTGATTAAAATCGCTTGTGGAAAGTTCGTTTAACCATTGGGAATTCTGTTCCTTCATCGGGCAGTTCCGCAGCTTTATTTCTATTAAGTTCAACCGATAGAATCTCCAGGAGCCAAAAGTTCAAACTTTGAATCAAATTTTGGATTTTAAGTCCGTGGCTTAACAAAAAAATTACATCTTAAGCACCAGCAAGACGGTAGAATTACGAAAGTCTAAATAACTTTGATTTCGAATTTGGCTGCTCCTCAATCGTGTTTTCTGTTTAATTCGCGCGCTCTTCCTGTCCGGCAAGTTACTTTTAGAAATTGTATTGATGGGTAGCAGAACGATTCGCCAAGCCAAAACAAGTCCCCCCCCTATCAATTGGCTGGGTGAAATAGCTGAAACGGCTACTCCATAAAGCGTTACTCCGCCGTATTCCTGCGCTGTTAAGTAATGCTTAGATTTTTCTCCGAATCAACCAGAGCAGAGATTTACTCCTGTGGTTCGGAATATTTAATACCGGGAACTCTAACTTCGGACAAAATTGAGATCCCTTCTTATAAATTCTTAGAAAGGATTTATTGCCCCATGAATCTTGGCTTCTCTTTCTTTATGGAAGGAAAACGATCGCACTACTGAATGCACAGGACGCGATCGTATAAATACCCAACGATTCTTGAAAACCCCTAAGACACCTATGAGTTAGGTAAGGTTGTGAATGCATCAGGCTGATTGGATTGTCATTGAAACCGTGGAAGGTGAGTTTAACCCAGCCCAACTCCACCACAAAGAAACTGTTTTTACCCTTAGCAATGGGTATTTGGGCACCCGTGGCTCGTTTGAGGAGGGCTATCCGGGCGATCGCCCCGCCACCTTGATTCATGGGGTTTATGATAGTGTCCCTGTGGCAGTCACCGAGTTGGCAAATTGTCCCAACTGGCTAGCCCTCGTCATCATCATTGGTGGGGAACGTTTTCGCCTCGATCAGGGCAAAATCATCAGCTACAAACGCTGGCTTGACTTGCAGCGCGGCATCCTCAGCCGGGATGTTCACTGGCAAAGCCCTTCAGGGCACCGGTTGAACTTTCGCTTCGATCGCTTCACCAGCCTGGCAGATGAGCATGTGCTTGCCCTCCAATGTCAGGTGACCTCTGTGAATTACACCGGTTCTGTTGAAGTTCACACGAGCCTGAATGGCTATGCTGACAACGAAGGTGTTTTGCATTGGGATTATCTGGATCAGGCGGGTTGCGATCGTTCCATCTGGTTGCATGTTCGCAGCCGTCATTCCAAAATCGACGTGGCTATGGCAGCCCAATTGACGGTTACAGGTGTTGAGATGGAAAAGACCCTGGCGCTTGGTTTCCAGGGATGCCCAACCCTGGTCACCCAATTTCCAATCCAGCCCCAGCAGACCGTTACCCTGGAGAAAGTCGTCACCGTTTTCACCAGTCGCGATACCCCTGCTCCTGCCCGATCGGCTCAGGAAAAGTTAGGCGATCTGTCCGATTATGCCACGTTGCAAGCGGCTCACGTCGCGGCGTGGGCAGCCCTTTGGCAAGTCAACGATATTGTCATTGAGGGAGATTTGTCCGCCCAACTGGCAGTTCGCTATAACCTGTTTCAACTGCTGGCCGTTACTCCCCGCCACGATCAACAGGTCAGCATTCCTGCCAAAACCTTGTCTGGGTTCGCCTACCGGGGGCACATCTTCTGGGATACGGAAATCTTTATCCTGCCCTGTCTCACCTACACCCAACCAGAACTGGCGCGTAATTTGCTGACCTACCGCTACAACACATTGGCTGGAGCGCGGCGGAAAGCGAAGGCGTCTGGGTATGAAGGCGCAATGTACGTTTGGGAAAGTGCCGATACAGGCGATGAGGTAACTCCGACCTGGGTGCCCAGAGCCGATGGCGATGGATTAGTTCGCATCTGGTGTGGAGAGATTGAACTGCACATTAATTCAGATGTGGCCTATGCGGTATGGCACTATTGGCAGGCAACCAACGACCACAACTGGATGCGGGATTATGGGGCTGAAATGATCCTGGATACGGCTGTGTTTTGGGGGAGTCGGGTGGAGTGGAACGGCGATCGCTACGACTTAAACAATGTGATCGGTCCTGATGAGTATCACGAGCAGATTAACAACAATGCCTTTACCAATGGCATGGTTCGGTGGCACCTCAAAACAGCCCTACAAATGCTGGATTGGCTGCACCAAAATTATCCCGATCGTGCCTCTGAGTTGGAGCAACAGCTCGATTTGAATCCCGATCGGCGGCACCAGTGGCAAGACATCATCGAAAAAATATGGCTGGCTCAAGACCCATCCACAGGCTTGATCGAGCAGTTTCAGGGGTTCTTTGATCTAGAAGATCTGAACCTGGAGGAATATGAACCCCGGACGCGATCAATGCAGGCTATTCTTGGCATCGAAGGCGCAAAACAACGGCAAGTGTTGAAACAGCCAGATGTTTTGATGCTGATGTACTTGTTACGCCAGGGAATTTTTCTGAATCCAACTGAGGACGGGTTCAGTCTTCAAACTTTGCAAACCAACTGGGATTACCTACACTCCCCGCACCGATCACACCTATGGGTCTTCCCTCGGACCTGCTGTCCATGCCATTCTGGCCTGTGAATTAAACCAGCCCAGTACAGCCTACGAGCATTTCATGCGATCTGCCCTGGTAGACCTGGCAGATGTGCGTGGTAATGCGGCTGAAGGCGTTCATGCCGCTTCTACAGGAGGGGCATGGCAGGCAGTGGTGTTTGGGTTTGGTGGTATTCATTTGACCGAGCACGGTCCCATAGCGAATCCAAAACTGCCCCCCGGCTGGACGCGATTGAAGTTTCAGTTTGTCTGGCGTGGGAAAGTTTACGAGTTTGATTTGAGCGGAGAGGCGGAGAGAAAAGCAGAGGGCAGAGGTCAAGGGGCAGAAGGGGAGTCAGGAGATCAGCCAAAATTCAAAACTCAAAATGCACCCTTTTTCCCCCACACCCCACACCCCACACCCCACACCCCACACCCTATTCACGCCGTCATTTTTGACCTGGATGGTGTTCTCACAGACACCTCTGAGTTTCATTACCTGGGCTGGAAACGGTTGGCAGATGAGGAGGGCATTCCCTTCGATCGCACCCTCAACGAGTCCCTGCGGGGGGTGTCCCGTCGGGATTCCCTGTTACGGCTATTGAATGAGAGAACTGTAACAGAAGATGAACTTCAGGCAATGATGGTGCGGAAGAACGGCTATTACCTGGATCTCATTCGTACCATTACCCCCGATCATCTGTTGCCGGGTGTCCTGAACCTGTTGGATGAATTGCGCCTGGCAGGAATCAAGGTTGCGCTTGGTTCCGCCAGCAAAAATGCACAGGAGGTCCTGGAACGCCTGGGAATCTTAAACCGGATGGATGCGATCGCCGATGGGAATAGTGTTAAGAACTCTAAACCTGCCCCCGATGTGTTTCTGTATGCAGCCGACCAACTCGATGTGCTCCCTGCTAACTGTGTGGTCGTAGAAGATGCCGCCTCCGGTATTGAAGCTGCCTTGAGGGCAGGCATGGGGACAGTGGGGCTGGGTCCCCTGGAGCGCGTTGGTGCTGCCCATGTAATTTTGCCCAATCTACAAGGAGTTCATTGGGCAGACTTGCAACAAAAACTGGCATATTCTAGCCAATCAGCGCCCCGCTCATCGTTCCACCCAGCATTGGCTCTACCGTAAAAGTAAAGCGGTTGCAAGAACGCGGGTTTGTTCAGAAGATCTGAACCTGCAACGGTTGTGACGACCTTCGCCCTTCCCCGCAGAGGTGTTTGTAAATCATTGTTTCAATCCCCTCTAAATCCCCTTACTAAATCCCCTTAAAAGGGGGACTTCCAGCTTTTGGTTCGGTTCCCTTCTTTGTCAGCAGGGTTAGGGAGGATCGCTTGAGAGTCTGCTTTTCAGCCATGTTTATACTCATTTACAAATAGTTTGGAAGTCCCTCGCCCACTTTGAGCGAGGGACTTCCAAACCGGAGTCTCCTACCTCTATTACCTGCCAAACTTTAACTTCTGTTAAGTATTCACCTGGCAAATTTAGAGGGATATCCGTATAATTAGGGAATAGTAAAGAAACGTAAACTTCGTTCACAGTCTCGTCACCCTTTATCATTTTTTGCAATAGGGTAGGAGAATGTGCTGAGTTTTACGCTTTTGTCCTTATCCATAATCATTTGGAGTATTACGTCATGACCATAGCAGTCGGACGCGCACAGCCGACGGGAGGATGGTTCGACGTCCTCGACGACTGGCTCAAACGCGATCGCTTTGTCTTCATCGGCTGGTCCGGTCTGTTGCTATTCCCCTGTGCATTTTTGGCACTCGGCGGCTGGCTGACCGGCACCACCTTCGTCACCTCCTGGTACACCCACGGGTTGGCATCGTCTTACTTAGAAGGCTGCAACTTTCTCACGGTTGCAGTTTCTACCCCTGCTGACAGCTTCGGGCACTCTTT from Kovacikia minuta CCNUW1 carries:
- a CDS encoding anion transporter, with the translated sequence MPILRSIQYAVIALTYIGLGLGYLPGLRMNRATIALVGAAALMALGVIDLQSAWAAIDYKTLVFLFSMMVVSANLAAAGFFQLALNYLVHWTRSPLGLIAILTFGSGFLSALFLNDTIALILTPLVISLTEALSLNPIPYLLALAGATNLGSVATISGNPQNILIGSFSGIRYLDFAKALTPLALISLLIQVGVLWWLYPEVRSTKATLVLTPQRYRVFKPLLVKSLLITAGLLVAFLIGIPPAEATLIAAGLLFITRRVRPERFLQKVDWDLLVMFSGLFILTEGVEKLGTLNGVSPLIHTPLSILGVTVLLSNLVSNVPAILLLHQLLPQPDDRTWLLLAAASTLAGNLTLLGSVANLIVAEAALKRGHHLTFWEHLRFGLPLTAITLVLTYFWLY
- a CDS encoding alpha/beta fold hydrolase translates to MQVVSSVSSVPGQYWQWRQQAIYYLKAGTRHPQRPPLLLIHGFGASTDHWRKNIVGLSQEFEVWAIDLLGFGRSAKPDWQYNGNLWRDQLHDFITDVVGQPAVLIGNSLGGYAALCVAAQRPESAAGLVLINSAGPFTDIQGTTKPDPVRQVMGTVVQTLFRQDWASFLLFQYVRQKSMIRKTLEQVYLDKTAVTEQLIEEIYRPSCDPGAARVFASVFRTPQGEKVDVLLGQLSCPLLMLWGEADPWINARNRGAKFRSYHPQLTEYYLRAGHCPHDEIPDQVNELLRNWVLAKQA
- the pgmB gene encoding beta-phosphoglucomutase; this translates as MACELNQPSTAYEHFMRSALVDLADVRGNAAEGVHAASTGGAWQAVVFGFGGIHLTEHGPIANPKLPPGWTRLKFQFVWRGKVYEFDLSGEAERKAEGRGQGAEGESGDQPKFKTQNAPFFPHTPHPTPHTPHPIHAVIFDLDGVLTDTSEFHYLGWKRLADEEGIPFDRTLNESLRGVSRRDSLLRLLNERTVTEDELQAMMVRKNGYYLDLIRTITPDHLLPGVLNLLDELRLAGIKVALGSASKNAQEVLERLGILNRMDAIADGNSVKNSKPAPDVFLYAADQLDVLPANCVVVEDAASGIEAALRAGMGTVGLGPLERVGAAHVILPNLQGVHWADLQQKLAYSSQSAPRSSFHPALALP
- a CDS encoding PhzF family phenazine biosynthesis protein encodes the protein MPPLSFYIVDVFAETKYAGNPLAVFTDAGRLATEQMQQIAKEINFSETTFILSSEEQNGGYDVRIFTPVKELPFAGHPTLGTAFILQQEVIRQPVERVALNLKVGQIPVNFLYQDQTPDVLWMQQNPPEFGSVLSVDQLAPVLGLDSSDFDTRFPIQEVSTGVPFIIVPLKTLAGLQRIKINLDRLFPLVEKLQAKEIFVFCPETRNSANQFSARMFAHSLGIPEDPATGSANGCFAGYLMHYGYLGEAPLEARVEQGHEIGRPSLLLLKAQKVEEKINIFVGGKVIKIACGKFV
- a CDS encoding glycoside hydrolase family 65 protein — its product is MHQADWIVIETVEGEFNPAQLHHKETVFTLSNGYLGTRGSFEEGYPGDRPATLIHGVYDSVPVAVTELANCPNWLALVIIIGGERFRLDQGKIISYKRWLDLQRGILSRDVHWQSPSGHRLNFRFDRFTSLADEHVLALQCQVTSVNYTGSVEVHTSLNGYADNEGVLHWDYLDQAGCDRSIWLHVRSRHSKIDVAMAAQLTVTGVEMEKTLALGFQGCPTLVTQFPIQPQQTVTLEKVVTVFTSRDTPAPARSAQEKLGDLSDYATLQAAHVAAWAALWQVNDIVIEGDLSAQLAVRYNLFQLLAVTPRHDQQVSIPAKTLSGFAYRGHIFWDTEIFILPCLTYTQPELARNLLTYRYNTLAGARRKAKASGYEGAMYVWESADTGDEVTPTWVPRADGDGLVRIWCGEIELHINSDVAYAVWHYWQATNDHNWMRDYGAEMILDTAVFWGSRVEWNGDRYDLNNVIGPDEYHEQINNNAFTNGMVRWHLKTALQMLDWLHQNYPDRASELEQQLDLNPDRRHQWQDIIEKIWLAQDPSTGLIEQFQGFFDLEDLNLEEYEPRTRSMQAILGIEGAKQRQVLKQPDVLMLMYLLRQGIFLNPTEDGFSLQTLQTNWDYLHSPHRSHLWVFPRTCCPCHSGL